In Planctomycetota bacterium, the sequence GCGGCCCGGGTCGAATACCTGGGAGCCAAGGCCGGCCGCCTTAAGTCCGTACAGCAGGCGCTCGGCGCGGTCGACAAGGCCGACAAGCCCGCCGCCGGCAAACGCTTTAACGAAGTGAAGACCTCGCTCGAAGCCGCATTGGAAGCGGCCAAGACGCGGCTCGATGGCCAGCCCGCCGCTACGAAGGCCGGCCCGCAGCTCGATCTGACCCTGCCGGGGCAGCGCGTCCGCCTGGGTCATCGCCACCCGCTGGTGCAGACGATCGCCGATCTGAAAGAGATCATGGGGCGGCTCGGCTTCAGCGTGGCCCAAGGCCCCGAGATCGAAGACGAGTGGCACAACTTCGAGGCGCTGAACATTCCGCGCTGGCACCCGGCGCGCGACCCGCTCGAAAACTTCTATCTGTCGGTCGCGCAAAAGTCGGCCCCCATAGCCGCCGGCAGTGGCAAGTCCGACGCGCCGGGCCCCTGGCTGCTGCGCAGCCAGACCAGCACCGTGCAGATTCGGGTGATGGAAAAAACGCCGCCGCCGGTGCGAATCATTTCGTTGGGGCGCGTCTATCGGCCCGACACGGCCGACGCCACGCACTACCCGATGTTCCACCAGATTGAAGGGCTGTTGATCGATCGGCACGTGACGATGGCCGACCTGAAGAGCGTGCTGCGGTTGTTCGCGCAAAGCTACTTTGGCGGCGACGTTCATATTCGCTTTCGCCCGTCGTTCTTCCCCTTTACCGAGCCCAGCGTCGAAGTCGACATGAGCTGGAACGACAATTGGATCGAGATGGGTGGCGCTGGCATGGTCGACCCGAACGTGCTGCGGGCCGTCGGTTACGACCCGGACCAGGTGAGCGGCTTTGCGTTTGGCCTGGGGGTCGAGCGCGTCTGTGCCCGGCGTCACAACGTGACCGACATTCGCGAGTTTTATCGCAACGACGTCCGGTTCCTGGAACAGTTCTAAGAGGCTCGGCCCCGATGGACATCACCACTGGCTGGCTGGGCGAATACGTCGACCTGTCGGGCATCACGGCCGAGGAATTGGCCAAGCGGCTGATGCTGGCCGGCTTGAACTTCGACGGCATGGCGAGCGTGCCGGCGGACGGACGCGCCAAGGGGCCGAACCATCTGATCAAGGTCGAGATCACCAGCAACCGCCCCGACTGCCTGGGAATGATCGGCGTCGCCCGCGAGGTCGCAGTCCTCTGGCAGCGCGCGTTGAAGCCCCCCGCCGCGAAGCCGGCCGAGGGAAAAGCCCTCGTCGCCCAGGCGACCAGCGTGAAGATCGAATGCCCCGAACTGTGTCCGCGCTACACGGCCCGGGTGATCCGCGGCGTGCGAGTCGGCCCGAGCCCGGCCTGGATGGTCGAGCGCCTGCGCGCCTTGGGCATTGCCTCGATCAACAATGTGGTCGACATTACGAACTATGTGTTGATGGAGTGCGGCCAGCCGCTGCATGCCTTCGACTTTGCCAAGCTGGCCGGCGGGCAGATTGTGGTCCGCGAGCCGCGCGCTGGCGAAAAGCTCGAAGCAATCGACCACCGCACCTACGAGCTGACCCCGGGCATGTGCGTAATCGCCGATCGGGACCGCGCGGTCGGCGTCGCCGGGATCATGGGTGGGGCCAGTACCGAAGTAACGACGACGACTCGCGACGTGCTGATCGAAGCGGCCGAGTTCGACCCGTCGACCATTCGGGCGGCGGCGCGCAAGCTGAGCCTGCACAGCGACTCGTCCTATCGCTTCGAGCGCGGCGTTGACCCGGCCGGGGTCGATTGGGCTAGCCGCCGGGCGTGCGAGTTGATCCTGGAACTGGCCGGCGGCGAATTGTGCCAAGGGATCGTCGACGCGGGCCGCACCGTGCCGGTGCGTGAGGCGATCGTTCTGCGCTTGGCGCAAATCCCGCGAATCCTCGGCATCGACGTCCCGGCCGATCGGGTCAAAAGCATTTTGACCTCGCTTGGTTGCACCGTGAGCCGCGATGCCAAGAGCGGGCAGCTTGCGGCCGTGCCGCCGACGTGGCGGGCCGATCTGTCGCGCGAGATCGACCTGATCGAAGAAGTCGCCCGCATTCACGGCTACGAAGCCATTCCCGAAGACGTCAGCGTGCCGATGGCCCGCTCGGCGCGGACGCCCGAGGATCGGGCGCTGGAGCGCGTGGGCGAGGCGCTCGTCGCACACGGCTTTGACGAAGCATTGACCGTCAGCGTGGTCGAGGAAGATTGGTCCGAAGCGTTCAGCCCGTGGACCGAGGCCGCGCCGCTGTCGATCCAGACGCCACTCTTGCGGCGGGCCACGCAACTACGGCGGAGCTTGATTCCCAGCTTGCTCGGCGCGCGGCGAACGAACGAATCGCTGGCCAATCCGGTGATCGAGCTGTTTGAAATCGCCAAGGTCTATCTCCCGCGCGGAAACGAACTGCCCGACGAGGCGTTGATGCTCGGCTTGGTCAGCGGGCGCGAGCTGCGGGCCATGAAGGGGGCGGTCGAGGCGATCGTGGCGCGGCTGAACCCGACGCTGGATTTGGCGGTCGAGCCTTACGCGCATCCCTTGCTGGCAGCAGGGGAGGGGGCGCGGCTGACCCTGGCTGGACAGTTGGTAGGTTTTATCGGGCAGCTTAGCCAGGCGGGCATGAAGCGGTTCGAGCTGCGCCATCCGGCCACGGTGGCCGAGGTGAGCTTGCGGCCCTTGATGGACCGGACGCTGTTTGTGCCGCAGTACGTGAAGCTATCGACCCAGCCGGCGATCACGCGCGATTTGAATCTGGTGGTCGACGAGTCGATTCATTGGAGCGACATCGAACAGACCATCCGCCAGCACGCCGGCCCGTTGCTCGAACAGATCGAATATCGCGACACCTATCGCGATGCCCAGCGGTTGGGCGCCGGCAAGAAGAGCTTGCTGCTGTCGATTCAGTTGCGTCACGCCGACGCCACGCTCACCAGCGCCGAGGCCGACGCTCTGCGCGACCAGTTGGTCGCCGCCTGTCACACGGCGTTCGGGGCGCAACTGCGGGCGTAGGCATCATTCGCCACGCCAATGCAGTCCGTCGCGCAACAAAAAACCCAGGGGGTGGAACCCCTGGGCTGGTGTGACTTCAATTTGTGCTGTTTGTGGCGGACTGCTCGCCTCAGGCGTCGCCCCAGCCCTCGGGCATCATGAACTGCCGGGGCATGTGCAGCGAACGCTCGCGGCGGCGGCGAACCGAGTTCTGATCGGTCCAGGGGGTGATCCCTTCGAGCTCCGGCATGATCTCCTTGATCTGGCTGATCAGCGTCTCGCACAGCCGGCGGAGCGACGAGGTGTCGGCCCGTTCGTACAAGGCCGCGGCTGTTTTCATCAGCCGGACCATGCGAGCCCGTTCCATCACGGGTGGCGACAGCGGGGCGTTGGACTCGACCAGCAAGTCGGCCACCGGCACCTCGAGCACTTTCTGCCATTGGTACAGTTGGCTCAGCAGCAGGTCGCAGCCAGGTTCTTCCTGGCGGCGGACTTCATCCTGGTCAACGTGCAGGTGAATGGCCACGCGGCGCAGGCTCAACCCTTGCTCGCGGCGAACGTCCTTTAACCGGTGCAGTCGCACGCGGCGGCCGTTCGACTTGGTCTCGCCGTGATGAGCGTGACGACTGTGCTCATGGCTTTCAAGCCGATCGTCGGAGACCGCTACTTCCTCGGTGGTGAAATGTCGCATTTCCATATCGCTTGATCTCACTCTGGGCGACCCCATCGCCATTGCCACGAGAAACGAACTCGACGAACACGCGCGCGTGACTCAGCCATTAGGCGCGACAAAACAGATAACCATCGAACCGGAGATTGGGATCGCGAAGCCAATGACTCAACACACTTCAGAACGCAACCAGTTCCCGCCGAAAGGAACCGTGTCGGACTTGGCTTTCCTGCCGAGACGTCAATCGTTTGACCCTGATTGACTGGCGGCGTGCCGCCGAATGGCCGCACGTCGCACTTAACGAATCTTAGGGGGGGCCAACCTTGTCGACAAGACCCCCAGTGCGACAAATCTTCGCGCCGCGCGGCACGTCCTAACCATTGCTCGGCGCAAAGTTGCGCTGAAAAAACGAGTAGCAGCGAGGATTCATCCGCTGCCAGCACTGTGGGGGGGCCGATCAACGTGCGCCAGCGCGTGCCGTGGTGAATTCACCTTGCGGCGTCGCGCACCACGTCGTGCCGATCAGAGCGCGGCACGGTAAATCGCTTCGATCTCCCGGGGCGTGACCGCACGGGGATTCACGCGCAGGATGCGCTTGATCAGGAATGCCTTCTCGGCGAACGTCGGCAACTGTTCGGCCCGCACGCCCAGCTCGCGCATCTGGGTGCGAATGCCGATCCGGGCGCGCAACGCTTCGACCGCCGTGATCGCCCGTTCGGCCGCCGCTTCGGTCGACAGGCCGCGAATGTTTTCTCCT encodes:
- the pheS gene encoding phenylalanine--tRNA ligase subunit alpha, which translates into the protein MALTDFLAELDALLADGQKALAAVADQAALEAARVEYLGAKAGRLKSVQQALGAVDKADKPAAGKRFNEVKTSLEAALEAAKTRLDGQPAATKAGPQLDLTLPGQRVRLGHRHPLVQTIADLKEIMGRLGFSVAQGPEIEDEWHNFEALNIPRWHPARDPLENFYLSVAQKSAPIAAGSGKSDAPGPWLLRSQTSTVQIRVMEKTPPPVRIISLGRVYRPDTADATHYPMFHQIEGLLIDRHVTMADLKSVLRLFAQSYFGGDVHIRFRPSFFPFTEPSVEVDMSWNDNWIEMGGAGMVDPNVLRAVGYDPDQVSGFAFGLGVERVCARRHNVTDIREFYRNDVRFLEQF
- the pheT gene encoding phenylalanine--tRNA ligase subunit beta; the protein is MDITTGWLGEYVDLSGITAEELAKRLMLAGLNFDGMASVPADGRAKGPNHLIKVEITSNRPDCLGMIGVAREVAVLWQRALKPPAAKPAEGKALVAQATSVKIECPELCPRYTARVIRGVRVGPSPAWMVERLRALGIASINNVVDITNYVLMECGQPLHAFDFAKLAGGQIVVREPRAGEKLEAIDHRTYELTPGMCVIADRDRAVGVAGIMGGASTEVTTTTRDVLIEAAEFDPSTIRAAARKLSLHSDSSYRFERGVDPAGVDWASRRACELILELAGGELCQGIVDAGRTVPVREAIVLRLAQIPRILGIDVPADRVKSILTSLGCTVSRDAKSGQLAAVPPTWRADLSREIDLIEEVARIHGYEAIPEDVSVPMARSARTPEDRALERVGEALVAHGFDEALTVSVVEEDWSEAFSPWTEAAPLSIQTPLLRRATQLRRSLIPSLLGARRTNESLANPVIELFEIAKVYLPRGNELPDEALMLGLVSGRELRAMKGAVEAIVARLNPTLDLAVEPYAHPLLAAGEGARLTLAGQLVGFIGQLSQAGMKRFELRHPATVAEVSLRPLMDRTLFVPQYVKLSTQPAITRDLNLVVDESIHWSDIEQTIRQHAGPLLEQIEYRDTYRDAQRLGAGKKSLLLSIQLRHADATLTSAEADALRDQLVAACHTAFGAQLRA